The nucleotide window GGCGCGGCCAGAACAGGCGATAAGGGAAGCACGCTTAGCAAAGCGGCCGATAACAGGACTTTGCTGCGAAGGCAGGCGATGGCCCGTGTCGTTGACGGATGCGCAATAACTTTCATCGCTTCTCCCTAAGCATGGATGTCCAGCCGAGCGTAGGCGCCGAAAGGCATTCACCGCACCTATCAGAAGTCATCCATCGCAAAAGTTGTCTGCCGATCGCACATGTTGCACGGACTTGCATCGCTATATGGGGGATCAGGAACCGTTGAGCCTCTCGCGCATCCGCTCGCGAATCACCTTGGTCTGCGCGTTCTGCACTGCCTCGAACTCCGCCATGCCCATCAGCGGCCGAACCTCGATCTCGGTCCGGACGGGCGAACAGTTGGGAGCTCGCAGTACCCAATCCATCGCTTCCTCCATGCTCTCCACCTCGAGGATCATGAAGCCCGCGACCAGTTCCTTGGTCTCGGTGAACGGCCCGTCCGTCACGATGCGTCGCTCACCGTCCACCGCAACGCGCTTGCCGTTTGAGGTCGGCGTCAGGCCACCCAGCGCCACGAGTTTGCCCGCCTGGGCCAGCTCTTCGTTGAACCGGCTCATCGCCTCGAGCCCCGCGGGATCGATGGGCCCTCCTCGTTCGGTCACTTCGGTCGCTTTCACCATCACCATGACGCGCATGTCGGTCTCCCTCGACGGACCGGACCATCCAGCCCCTGCATCAACGACGAACGGAAGTGCCGGAAATCGACGATCGTTGGTTCGCCTTGACAGGCACCTCCATTTCCTTCATTCTGGAATTATGGAAATGACTGCCGCACTGGCCGCCCTCGGCGCCCTTAGCCA belongs to Dyella terrae and includes:
- a CDS encoding YciI family protein, which codes for MRVMVMVKATEVTERGGPIDPAGLEAMSRFNEELAQAGKLVALGGLTPTSNGKRVAVDGERRIVTDGPFTETKELVAGFMILEVESMEEAMDWVLRAPNCSPVRTEIEVRPLMGMAEFEAVQNAQTKVIRERMRERLNGS